The Maridesulfovibrio ferrireducens genome window below encodes:
- the gspD gene encoding type II secretion system secretin GspD has translation MLKLLYKMLIALTISLTLLSSGAFAQPEGGDAVHANLESISLVEFIKFVGRYTGRNIVFNKGALPGTHVSIYAGQSLTEPELMAVFQQVLSGAGFYAVTRDNVTYILPARDAKLISPDIKSDSSGGSGEEIVTSVFQLEGKMSPDKVTALLRPFASQIGQVTAVPMADAVLIRDLQSNIDKMRKLLGIVRKVGAGQSTVLFDLQKTNAKAVASKLDSFYKKLSAVGKAGASPVIEPIEWANSILVSGSEDQLTTIRSLISKLDKVSESYSKLKVYRLHNIEAIVAGDVLKSLITGGSIPTAEGSTSGGAGSAKAPVKSSSAGANADGGVQVSADESTNTLIVMADAGQIPQIDKFVEQLDQAQDQVYIEALVLETTLSNSKDFGVEWQGAVKVGGGVSTFGYTKTKDSNMPGYAANPSNMPGGFSMGILGDIISYGGQSYPSIGALVNFTKASSDFNLISAPQIMTLDNSEAEVFIGENRPFKTGESTTTGGSIVNTYSYKDVGIKLKVKPHINREDGLVKLEVYQTYNTVSAASAATALPVTNDRTTKTTVILADGSIMVIGGLIQSDQNRGQSAVPYLSDLPLLGWLFKTQSRSGKKQTLMVFLSARIIRTTEQLEAISQAKMDKYRTQRKRFDGFIEKEFNTYKNNDVPKAEPEASSTQSDG, from the coding sequence ATGCTTAAATTATTGTACAAAATGCTTATTGCACTGACTATATCCCTTACGCTTCTTTCTTCTGGAGCTTTTGCTCAACCGGAAGGAGGAGACGCCGTTCATGCTAATTTGGAAAGTATTTCGCTTGTTGAATTTATCAAGTTTGTCGGGCGCTATACTGGTCGGAATATTGTTTTTAATAAAGGCGCCTTGCCCGGGACTCATGTAAGTATTTACGCAGGCCAGTCTCTGACAGAGCCTGAACTTATGGCTGTTTTTCAGCAAGTTCTTTCAGGTGCCGGATTTTATGCCGTCACGCGGGACAATGTAACCTATATATTGCCGGCCCGAGATGCCAAGTTGATCTCACCTGATATTAAGTCTGATTCTTCAGGTGGCTCAGGGGAAGAGATTGTTACTTCAGTCTTTCAGCTTGAAGGTAAAATGTCTCCCGATAAGGTTACGGCCCTTTTGCGGCCTTTTGCTTCACAGATTGGACAGGTTACCGCAGTTCCGATGGCTGACGCAGTGCTTATTCGTGATTTACAGTCAAATATTGATAAGATGCGCAAGTTGCTAGGAATTGTTCGCAAGGTAGGAGCTGGACAGTCCACAGTCCTTTTTGACTTGCAAAAAACAAATGCAAAAGCCGTAGCCTCTAAACTGGACTCTTTTTATAAAAAACTTTCTGCTGTTGGAAAAGCCGGGGCTTCGCCTGTAATTGAACCTATTGAATGGGCGAACAGTATCCTTGTTTCTGGAAGTGAAGATCAATTAACCACGATACGAAGTCTTATTTCTAAACTTGATAAGGTTAGTGAATCATATTCTAAACTTAAAGTTTATCGGTTGCATAATATAGAAGCCATTGTTGCTGGAGATGTTCTTAAAAGCCTTATTACAGGTGGAAGTATCCCAACTGCAGAAGGTTCCACTTCAGGGGGGGCTGGATCTGCAAAAGCGCCTGTAAAATCATCCTCTGCTGGGGCTAACGCTGATGGCGGGGTTCAGGTTTCCGCTGATGAATCTACAAATACTTTAATTGTGATGGCTGATGCTGGTCAGATTCCTCAAATTGATAAATTTGTGGAGCAGTTGGATCAGGCTCAGGATCAGGTTTATATTGAAGCTCTTGTTTTGGAAACCACGTTGAGTAATTCAAAAGACTTCGGTGTGGAATGGCAAGGAGCCGTCAAGGTCGGCGGCGGCGTTTCTACCTTCGGATATACGAAGACAAAAGACAGTAATATGCCTGGTTATGCCGCAAACCCCAGTAATATGCCCGGTGGGTTTTCCATGGGTATTTTAGGGGATATTATTTCATATGGAGGGCAAAGTTATCCCTCGATTGGCGCTTTGGTTAATTTCACTAAAGCTTCCTCCGATTTTAATCTTATTTCAGCTCCTCAGATTATGACCCTCGATAACTCCGAAGCAGAAGTTTTCATAGGTGAGAACAGGCCTTTTAAAACTGGCGAGAGTACTACTACGGGGGGATCTATTGTGAATACTTACTCTTATAAAGATGTAGGTATAAAGCTTAAGGTTAAACCTCACATCAATCGTGAAGACGGCTTGGTGAAGCTTGAGGTTTATCAGACATACAATACCGTGTCGGCAGCATCAGCCGCGACCGCCTTGCCTGTTACAAATGACCGAACCACCAAGACAACTGTTATTTTGGCTGATGGATCTATTATGGTTATCGGTGGTTTAATTCAATCCGATCAGAACAGGGGACAAAGCGCTGTTCCATACCTTTCCGATTTACCATTGCTCGGCTGGCTTTTTAAGACTCAGAGTAGAAGCGGCAAAAAGCAAACTTTAATGGTTTTCCTTTCTGCTCGAATAATTAGGACAACTGAGCAGCTTGAAGCTATCAGTCAGGCAAAAATGGATAAATATCGTACTCAAAGAAAGCGGTTTGATGGTTTTATTGAAAAAGAATTCAACACCTATAAAAATAATGATGTACCGAAAGCTGAACCTGAAGCATCTTCAACCCAGTCAGATGGTTAG
- the mrtJ gene encoding JDVT-CTERM system glutamic-type intramembrane protease, with protein sequence MVYDFFVNRIIKGIWHQLKWGVYSFTDPIFYLFLSLGFVGLYVPSPDLRLPLALLLGKAFIEELFFRFLLQEGLDRFFHYGYRFGPLSLANILASLTFSCMHLINQPLNWAMLTFIPSLAFGFIWQRYRSVVPGTIIHFAYNAFLFYQFM encoded by the coding sequence ATGGTTTATGATTTTTTCGTAAACAGAATTATTAAAGGAATTTGGCATCAGCTGAAGTGGGGCGTGTACAGTTTTACTGATCCCATTTTTTATCTGTTTTTATCCTTAGGTTTTGTCGGGCTGTACGTGCCAAGCCCGGATTTACGGCTTCCCCTTGCATTGCTACTGGGCAAAGCTTTTATAGAAGAATTATTTTTTAGGTTTCTTCTTCAAGAGGGGCTTGATCGGTTCTTTCACTATGGTTACAGATTCGGTCCTTTAAGTTTAGCTAATATTCTGGCTTCGCTTACTTTTTCATGTATGCACTTGATTAATCAGCCTTTGAATTGGGCCATGCTTACCTTCATTCCTTCTCTTGCTTTTGGCTTTATATGGCAGAGATATCGTAGTGTTGTACCCGGCACAATTATCCATTTTGCTTATAATGCCTTTTTGTTTTATCAGTTCATGTAG
- a CDS encoding glycosyltransferase family 9 protein, whose product MKDITAINPKRILVCQLRQIGDVVLATPSVSLLHKKFPQAEIHVYTEEKCAQVFANNPAVQHIWSIKKNELRNPFKALAFYRKVGISGYDLVVDFQQLPRCRWMLLFCNAPVKLSFKPPWYNRFLYTNWPESIPGGYAAKYKSGVLKPLGIDWDDERPHLFVSDKEREEARVCLSSLGVKDDESLITLDPSHRRDTRRWPAEHYGKLISLLAEKRKDLKFFILYGPGEKEVALKVKAVSGLEGRCVLLDKPGSLRLMAAIIERAVLHIGNCSAPRHFAVGVGTPSITIPGSSSSAWTFPSSDHIEVVPDLECQPCRRESCARGDLACLNNLAPEEVLVKILDKI is encoded by the coding sequence GTGAAAGATATAACTGCAATTAATCCTAAGCGTATTCTGGTTTGTCAGCTCCGGCAAATTGGTGACGTTGTTTTAGCAACCCCGTCTGTTTCTTTATTGCATAAAAAATTTCCGCAGGCAGAGATTCATGTCTACACAGAAGAAAAATGTGCTCAAGTCTTTGCTAACAATCCAGCAGTTCAACATATTTGGTCCATTAAGAAAAATGAACTTCGCAATCCATTTAAGGCATTAGCTTTTTATAGAAAAGTTGGGATATCCGGTTATGATTTGGTTGTCGATTTTCAGCAACTTCCCAGATGTCGCTGGATGCTCTTATTTTGCAATGCTCCGGTGAAGCTTTCTTTTAAGCCGCCGTGGTATAATCGTTTTTTGTATACGAATTGGCCGGAATCCATTCCCGGTGGTTATGCGGCAAAATATAAGTCCGGAGTTCTAAAGCCTCTCGGAATCGATTGGGATGACGAGAGACCTCATCTTTTTGTAAGTGACAAGGAACGTGAGGAAGCTCGCGTTTGTTTGTCTTCTCTGGGAGTAAAAGATGATGAATCGTTGATTACTTTAGACCCTTCTCACAGACGAGACACTAGAAGATGGCCCGCTGAGCATTATGGCAAATTAATTTCTTTGCTGGCTGAAAAACGAAAAGATTTAAAGTTTTTTATTTTGTATGGTCCGGGCGAAAAAGAAGTGGCGCTTAAAGTTAAAGCTGTGTCCGGCCTTGAAGGTCGGTGTGTTCTGCTCGATAAGCCCGGTTCATTGAGACTTATGGCTGCGATCATTGAAAGAGCTGTTCTGCATATAGGAAACTGTTCCGCTCCGAGACATTTTGCTGTAGGAGTCGGAACTCCGAGTATAACAATTCCCGGTTCATCAAGCAGTGCGTGGACTTTTCCTTCTTCTGATCACATAGAAGTTGTGCCTGACCTCGAGTGTCAGCCCTGTCGGCGTGAAAGTTGTGCCAGGGGAGATTTGGCGTGTCTTAATAATCTCGCTCCTGAAGAAGTGCTTGTGAAGATTTTGGATAAAATATAA